In Candidatus Omnitrophota bacterium, one DNA window encodes the following:
- the thiF gene encoding sulfur carrier protein ThiS adenylyltransferase ThiF yields MKLNKFEKMSADYIGLDNLKRIQSVTVGIAGAGGLGSNCAAHLVRCGFRKLRIIDFDVVEYSNLNRQFYFADQIGKRKIDALTENLRRINPALEIKTCAEKISARNIIELFADCDIVAEAFDRAEDKSMLVSELIPTGKFVVSVSGLAGYADTDLIQVHRISENLVLIGDLESSVGAARPPLSPRVAVAAAKQANVILRYVIEKWNI; encoded by the coding sequence ATGAAATTAAATAAATTTGAGAAGATGTCCGCCGATTATATAGGATTGGATAATCTTAAAAGAATACAGTCGGTGACTGTTGGCATTGCCGGCGCCGGCGGCCTCGGCTCAAATTGCGCGGCCCATCTTGTAAGGTGCGGGTTTAGAAAACTGCGTATAATTGATTTTGATGTTGTGGAATATTCAAATTTGAACAGGCAGTTTTATTTCGCCGATCAAATAGGAAAGAGAAAAATAGACGCTCTCACGGAAAATCTCAGGAGAATAAATCCGGCTCTGGAAATAAAAACCTGCGCCGAAAAAATATCGGCTAGAAATATTATTGAATTGTTCGCAGACTGCGATATTGTGGCCGAAGCGTTTGACAGGGCGGAAGATAAAAGCATGCTTGTTTCAGAGCTCATCCCGACGGGAAAATTTGTTGTCTCGGTTTCCGGACTTGCCGGTTACGCGGATACTGATTTGATTCAGGTTCACAGGATCTCTGAAAATCTTGTGCTGATAGGGGACCTTGAATCTTCTGTCGGGGCCGCCCGGCCGCCTCTTTCGCCGCGCGTGGCCGTGGCCGCGGCAAAGCAGGCAAATGTTATATTGCGTTACGTCATCGAAAAATGGAATATCTAA